A genomic segment from Anabas testudineus chromosome 6, fAnaTes1.2, whole genome shotgun sequence encodes:
- the tbxas1 gene encoding thromboxane-A synthase, giving the protein MEAVAELLNAFNIRSSGLSVTLSLFLVFLGLLYWYSIYPFSVLSRCGIRHPKPVPFFGNIFMFRQGFFNPINDLIKTHGRVCGYYLGRKPVVVVADPDMLRQVMVRDFNSFPNRMTLRFATKPMSDCLLMLRNEHWKRVRSILTPSFSAARMKEMVPLINTATDALMKNLNVYAESGEAFDIHKCFGCFTMDVIASVAFATQVDSQNNPDDPFVRHAQMFFSFSFFRPIMLFFIAFPSIVAPLAGLIPNKRRDQMNQFFISTIQKIIEQREEQPPEQRRRDFLQLMLDARTSKESVSVENFETANHGSELDHVNQRTQAQALDQDSDHLQPQEAHTRRPQKKMMTEDEIVGQAFVFLLAGYETSSNTLAFTCYLLAIHPECQRKIQEEVDEFFTRHESPDYTNIQELKYLEMVICEALRLYPPGFRFARDIEHDCIVNGQFLPKGATLEIPAGFLHYDPEHWPEPERFIPERFTPEAKSSRHPFVYLPFGAGPRNCVGMRLAQLEIKMALVHLFSTFNIVACSDTKVPLELKSSSTLGPKNGIFVKITRRDKGILHQPCKKIKQ; this is encoded by the exons ATGGAGGCTGTAGCTGAGCTGCTAAATGCATTTAACATCAGGAGCAGTGGACTGTCTGTGACACTGAGCCTTTTCCTCGTCTTTCTAGGTCTTCTCTACTG GTATTCAATTTACCcgttttctgttctgtctcgATGTGGCATCAGACATCCAAAGCCAGTGCCTTTCTTTGGCAATATATTCATGTTTCGCCAG ggtttttttAACCCAATCAATGATCTCATAAAGACACATGGCCGTGTTTGTGG GTACTACTTGGGCCGGAAACCAGTGGTGGTGGTAGCGGACCCTGACATGCTCAGACAAGTGATGGTGAGGGACTTCAACAGCTTTCCAAACAGAATG ACTCTTCGCTTTGCCACTAAGCCAATGTCTGACTGTCTGTTAATGTTGAGGAATGAGCACTGGAAGAGAGTGCGCAGCATCCTGACCCCATCATTCAGTGCTGCAAGGATGAAAGAG ATGGTCCCGCTCATCAACACAGCCACAGACGCCCTGATGAAGAACCTGAATGTGTATGCTGAGTCAGGAGAGGCCTTTGACATCCACAA GTGTTTTGGCTGCTTCACCATGGATGTTATCGCCAGTGTGGCCTTTGCTACTCAGGTGGACTCTCAGAACAACCCAGATGACCCGTTTGTCCGCCATGCTCAGAtgttcttctccttttctttctttaggcCCATCATGCTTTTTTTCA TTGCTTTTCCTTCCATTGTGGCTCCTCTGGCGGGACTCATCCCCAACAAAAGACGAGACCAGATGAACCAGTTCTTTATTAGCACCATTCAGAAGATCATTGAGCAAAGAGAGGAGCAGCCTCCTGAACAG AGACGCAGAGATTTTCTTCAGCTGATGTTGGATGCGCGAACCAGCAAggagtctgtgtctgtggaaaATTTTGAGACAGCGAACCACGGCAGTGAACTCGATCACGTGAACCAGCGCACACAGGCGCAGGCTTTAGATCAGGACAGCGACCACCTTCAGCCGCAGGAGGCACACACCAGGCGTCCACAGAAAAAGATGATGACGGAAGATGAGATTGTAGGTCAGGCTTTTGTTTTCCTACTGGCAGGCTACGAAACCAGCAGCAACACGCTGGCCTTTACATGCTACCTCCTTGCCATACACCCTGAATGTCAACGCAAAATACAGGAAGAGGTGGATGAGTTCTTCACAAGGCAT GAGTCACCAGATTATACAAACATCCAGGAGCTCAAGTATTTAGAAATGGTCATATGTGAAGCATTGCGTCTCTACCCTCCTGGATTCAG ATTTGCCCGAGACATTGAGCATGACTGCATAGTAAATGGACAGTTCCTCCCTAAAGGAGCAACGTTGGAGATCCCAGCAGGATTCCTCCATTATGACCCTGAGCACTGGCCAGAGCCTGAGCGGTTTATCCCTGAGAG ATTCACACCAGAGGCCAAGTCCAGTCGACATCCGTTTGTATACCTGCCATTTGGGGCAGGCCCCCGTAACTGTGTGGGAATGAGGCTCGCTCAGCTGGAAATCAAAATGGCTCTAGTTCATCTTTTCTCCACGTTTAACATTGTGGCTTGCTCCGACACAAAG GTTCCTCTTGAACTAAAGTCATCGAGCACTTTAGGACCTAAAAATGGCATATTTGTCAAAATCACAAGAAGAGACAAAGGGATTCTTCACCAACCATGTAAGAAGATAAAACAGTGA